A region of the Triticum aestivum cultivar Chinese Spring unplaced genomic scaffold, IWGSC CS RefSeq v2.1 scaffold270379, whole genome shotgun sequence genome:
TGACGGCCACCGTCAACATCAACCTCTCGCCTTTGGACAAGAACGTCATGTCCGTGCCAGCGGCGGTGTTCATGGTGTTCGACGGTCGGATCCCCGAACCTGCCGCGACCATAGAGAGGGCTCTGTCCCAAGCTCTAGCCCACTACTCCCCAGTCTCAGGCCGCCTCGCTGCCGGAGCCGAGCAGGGCGAGTTCCACATCAGGTGCACCGGCGAGGGCGTCCCGTTCGTGGCCGCGGCCGCGGACTGCGCTCTCAAGGACGCCGAGTTCTTCGGCCGGTCGGTGGCCGGcgcgctgctggaggagctggCCATCTACTACCCGGCCGAGCACTGCGGTTTCGGTGACCCTCTGCTCATGATGCAGGTCACCGAGTTCTCCTGCGGCGGCTTCGTCGTCGGGGTAACGTGGAACCACGTCGTCGCCGACGCGGCCGGGATCGGCCAGTTCCTGCAGGCCGTCGGCGAGCTCGCgcgcgggctgccgtcgccgtccgtggccccggtgAGGTGGGACGACGCGCTGACGGCGGTGCCTCCGCCCGCCGACGGCTTCGTGGAGCTGATGATGACGCTCCAGCCGGCCGACATGGCCGCGCTCGACGTCACCGTGCCATGGGGCCTAATCGACCGCATCAAGGAGAGCTCCAACGCCAGCGGATCATCAAGGTCAAGGCCGCCGTGCACGACGTTCGAGGCGGTGACCGCGCTGCTGTGGCAGTGCCGCACCCGCGCGGTGGGGCTGTCGTCCAGCCCGGAGGAGCCCGTGGCGCTCTACTTCGCGGTGAACGCGCGCGTCTTTGTTTTTCGATTCCATCCACGGAATTAATTTAGTTGACGCATACCCAACTAGTTGCTGAACCAGCTTGTTTGGACTGAGTGAATGTTCACGTGTGTGCGTGCCTGCTCTTCATGTATACTACCGTACTTGATGTTCCATCTTCTTTGCCGTTTCAAACAAGCACGAGTACGCAAGAACCACTCTTTCCACGGCAGAGCGTCTCTCGATCAGGATACAGGTTCAGGTTACAGCTTGGGGGTAGGGTTGCAGGAAGAAGAAAAGAGCAAGACAGGGGATAAGGTTCAGACTTCAGAGTAGAGGATGTGGACAGTTGAGACAATCTTTTTGCAGCCAACACCCTAGAGCTTTTGTTTTCCTTGCAAACAAGGACACAATTTTCGCAACCAACACCCTGGAGCTTTTTTCCCTTGCAAAAAAGGACAAAATTTACGCAACCAACACCCTAGAGCTTTTGTTTCCTCGCAAACAAGGACAAAATTTCGACAAGTCGTGGGAGTTTTCGctagaaatttcggcagcataacgcgtCGAGAACAAACGCATCCACAAGCACACTACATGCATGAGCGAAAAGCCATTTGGTACCAAACATGTCAACACGGTCATATAACTTCCTCAATAAAATTCTACTACATGCCAAATCATGACACACCAAGAATTCTTCACTTATCGTTTATGGGAGCAAACCATCATGTAACACAAATTTAATAAGGATTTAAATGTGTTACTTTATTACATGAAAAAGGTTATATATGCGCATGGGAGCAAAGAATCATGTAGCACAAATTAAAAGATATACCTCTTATGATCTATGGCATGAGCATGAGTGACCATGTACTATTACTAGAAGATCATAGACACGTTttttttacggagaattatttcaATATTGTTAGTTTTCATCTTGAAATTATCTTGTGCAGGAGTcaaaatttcatatgcatgtatgtaggtgcGACGTTTCATATAGGCCGCATTCTACTACGAGTGGACAAGTCTGTGCAGTTTCAGCTAGAAGCACGTGCATTGGGACGCAAGAACTAGATCAAATAAGAACAATGGATAGCAAGTACATGAACCTGAAACCAGTGTAAGTTTTCTTCTGAGACAAGGAATGAATCGGGATTTAATGCCTAATTGGCTCAATTATACATACCGCCTAATGACTCAAGCATTGTCACAACTTTTAAGATCAAGACATGTGGCAATAGGAAAGCCTATTTG
Encoded here:
- the LOC123176426 gene encoding acyl transferase 15-like, whose amino-acid sequence is ATVNINLSPLDKNVMSVPAAVFMVFDGRIPEPAATIERALSQALAHYSPVSGRLAAGAEQGEFHIRCTGEGVPFVAAAADCALKDAEFFGRSVAGALLEELAIYYPAEHCGFGDPLLMMQVTEFSCGGFVVGVTWNHVVADAAGIGQFLQAVGELARGLPSPSVAPVRWDDALTAVPPPADGFVELMMTLQPADMAALDVTVPWGLIDRIKESSNASGSSRSRPPCTTFEAVTALLWQCRTRAVGLSSSPEEPVALYFAVNARVFVFRFHPRN